Sequence from the Streptomyces sp. NBC_00358 genome:
ACCGGGCTGTCCATCGGGACGGTGCCGTCGGCCAGGTCCCTCCAGTGCCGCGGGTCCTTGGCGAAGGTCTCCGGACTGCGCAGGACGTGCAGGGCTGCGTCGTACCCGGTGACCAGGGTGGCCCGGACACCGGGCGCGAGTTCGACGGGTGCGGTCGGTCCGGATTCCCGCAGACGCCGGTAGACCGTGGCGGGATCGGCGGCGAACTCCGGCCCGTACAGGGACTGGTGGGCCGGGCAGCCGGGGGGCGGTACGGCGCTCACGCGTGCTCCAGTTCGCCGTTGCGGGTCAGCAGGTGGGCGACGAGGGCGATCAGTGTCTCGGTGGCGGAGACCCGGTCGCGGGCGTCGCAGCGCAGCAGCGGGGTGGAGGGCAGCAGGTCGAGTGCCTCACGCACCTCGTCCAGGCCGTGCTCCGGGCCGTCGTCGAAGTCGTTCAGGGCCACGGCGTACGGGAGCCCCAACTCCTCCAGAACTCCCATGACTTCGAAGGACCGGTCCAGGCGGCGGGTGTCGGCGAGAACGAGTGCCCCGAGCGCGCCGCGCGTCATGTCCTGCCAGAGCCCGGTGAAGCGCCGTTGCCCCGGGGCTCCGAACAGGTAGAGGACCAGGGAGTCGTTGAGGGTGAGACGGCCGAAGTCGAGGGCGACCGTGGTGGTGGTCTTGTCCCGCGCACCCGCCAAGTCGTCGACGATCGCGCCTGCCTGAGTCATGATCTCCTCGGTGCGCAGCGGCCGTATCTCGGACAGCGCGTCGACGAACGTGGTCTTGCCGACCGCGAAGTGGCCCACGACGAGCAGCTTCACCGCGGTCCGCACACCGTCGGGCAGATACCTGCCCTCAGAGCCGGGAGCGGAGTCCATCGAGCACCTCCTGGAGGATGCCCGTGTCGGACGGCCCGGCGGAGGGGATCGGTGCACGGGTGACGAGGTGACCGCTGTCCATCAGGTCGGCGACCAGCACCTTGGTGACGCTGACGGGCAGCTCCAGATGGCCCGCCACCTCGGCCAGCGACAGCGCCCCGGGCCGGCACAGCTCCATCAGCCGCCGTTTCTCGGGGCTCAGTCCGGTGAGCGGCGGGCCGGGCGCGGCGATCAGCAGGGTGACGAGGTCGAGGGTGTTGCGCGACGGATGCGAGCGGCCTCCGGTGACGACGTACGACCGCACCAGGCGCTCCCCGGGACGGCCTCCGGGCGGCGTCATGCCGGGCTGCCGGTGTCCCGCCGGGCCGGACTGG
This genomic interval carries:
- a CDS encoding GTP-binding protein → MDSAPGSEGRYLPDGVRTAVKLLVVGHFAVGKTTFVDALSEIRPLRTEEIMTQAGAIVDDLAGARDKTTTTVALDFGRLTLNDSLVLYLFGAPGQRRFTGLWQDMTRGALGALVLADTRRLDRSFEVMGVLEELGLPYAVALNDFDDGPEHGLDEVREALDLLPSTPLLRCDARDRVSATETLIALVAHLLTRNGELEHA
- a CDS encoding DUF742 domain-containing protein, which produces MTPPGGRPGERLVRSYVVTGGRSHPSRNTLDLVTLLIAAPGPPLTGLSPEKRRLMELCRPGALSLAEVAGHLELPVSVTKVLVADLMDSGHLVTRAPIPSAGPSDTGILQEVLDGLRSRL